A stretch of the Corylus avellana chromosome ca6, CavTom2PMs-1.0 genome encodes the following:
- the LOC132185583 gene encoding patatin-like protein 2, with protein sequence MEQSRSSSSQIEPPTYGKYITILTIDGGGIRGIIPAFILEFLESQLQELDGEDVRLADYFDVIGGTSTGGLVTAMLTAPDEHNRPLFAAKDIKPFYLDHCPQIFPQNSGLLGSIESASNLVIGPKYDGKYLHGILREKLGETRLGKTLTNVVIPTFDIKHLQPTIFSSYEVKKIPYLDARLSDICIGTSAAPTYLPPYKFSNQGREFNLVDGGMAANNPTLVAINQVSKQVMDGNPDFSSINPMDFRRFLVISIGTGSEKKEQPYDADKAAKWGSLFGWLKQGDSVPLVDVFQQASSDMVDYHISVVFQALNCKIRNYLRIQDDTLKGTAASVDVATEENLDNLVDIGQHLLDQPESGVNWETGQTVTSENGGEKNNKCGLEMTKSYSKT encoded by the exons ATGGAGCAAAGCCGTTCATCATCTTCCCAAATTGAGCCCCCAACTTATGGGAAGTATATAACCATTCTCACCATTGATGGCGGTGGTATCAGGGGGATCATCCCTGCTTTCATCCTTGAATTCCTTGAATCCCAACTTCAG GAGCTCGATGGTGAGGATGTAAGGCTTGCAGACTACTTCGATGTGATTGGTGGGACAAGCACAGGCGGTCTTGTAACCGCCATGTTGACTGCTCCAGACGAACATAATCGTCCTCTCTTTGCTGCCAAGGATATCAAGCCCTTCTATCTCGACCACTGCCCTCAAATTTTCCCACAGAATag CGGCTTGTTAGGATCAATTGAAAGTGCATCTAATTTAGTGATAGGACCCAAGTATGATGGGAAATACCTTCATGGGATTTTAAGAGAGAAGTTAGGAGAAACTCGGCTGGGGAAAACATTGACCAATGTTGTTATTCCTACATTTGACATCAAGCATTTGCAGCCTACCATTTTTTCATCCTAtgag GTGAAGAAGATTCCCTATTTGGATGCTCGACTGTCTGACATATGCATCGGCACTTCCGCAGCTCCTACCTATCTCCCTCCCTACAAATTCAGTAACCAGGGTCGAGAATTCAATCTTGTTGATGGCGGTATGGCCGCAAATAAtccg ACATTAGTTGCCATAAACCAAGTGAGCAAACAAGTGATGGACGGAAATCCAGATTTCTCCTCTATCAACCCAATGGACTTCCGCCGCTTTCTAGTAATCTCAATAGGGACCGGGtcggaaaagaaagaacaaccATACGATGCTGACAAGGCAGCCAAGTGGGGTAGCCTTTTTGGTTGGTTAAAGCAAGGTGATTCCGTCCCATTGGTGGACGTGTTTCAACAAGCAAGTTCAGATATGGTTGATTATCATATCTCTGTCGTCTTCCAAGCTCTTAATTGCAAGATCAGGAATTATCTCCGCATTCAA GATGATACGTTGAAAGGGACAGCAGCTTCAGTTGATGTTGCTACAGAAGAGAACCTGGACAACCTTGTGGATATCGGGCAACATCTGTTGGACCAACCGGAATCTGGGGTGAATTGGGAGACGGGTCAGACTGTAACAAGCGAAAATGGTGGtgagaaaaataacaaatgtgGTTTAGAAATGACAAAGAGCTACTCAAAAACATGA